The sequence below is a genomic window from Verrucomicrobiota bacterium.
TCGTTTCTGAAATCATTTGTACCGAAGTCTTGACTGACAACGAAGTGAAAAGCAATCACACCCCTCATTTCCAATTTGTGTTCGGAGTGCTTGTTCTATTCCTTCAAATGTGTTTGAGTTTGGCGACTTTTCTCCTTCCCCGTTATGAAAATCAATTCCTGTCTTTGTGTCCTAATCGCAGCCTCCATGGGGTTTTCTTCTGTTGAGAAAATCCAAGCGGCCGAACAAGCTAACATTCTGTTTATCGCGGCAGACGATTTGCGGACGGATTTGAATTGCTATGGGCAGACGCACGTCATCACTCCAAATTTCGATCGCTTGGCAGGAGAGGGAATGATCTTTGATCGCGCATACTGCCAGCAGGCGGTTTGTCACCCATCACGAGCCAGTCTGATGACGGGTAAGCTTCCCGATACCATTGGAGTAACCAGTTTATATACAGATCTGAGGATTGCTGCTCCGGATGTTCTGACCATACCTCAGCACTTTCGTAAGCATGGCTACGTAGCGGAATCATTTGGAAAAATATTCCACAGTGGTCACGGTCACCATGGAGATCCCGGATCGTGGTCAGTACCGCCTCATCGGTTTGGTGATGGTCAGCAATACATGCTTGAAGAGAATCGCCAAACCAAAGCGCTCAATCGGGAGAAATTGGCTAAAGCGGAAAAAGCAGGAAAGTCTCTCGGAGGTCCGAAAAATGGTCCCGCATTTGAGTGTGCTCCGGATCCGAATTCGGAATACAGTGACGGAACCATGATGGAAAACGCGCGTGCAGGTCTGAAACGATTGGCTGCCGGTTCGCAGTCCTTTTTCCTCGCTGTTGGATTTTCTAAGCCCCATCTACCATTCAATGCACCAGAAGAGTTCTGGGAATTGTACGACAGAGAAGAGATTAAGCTGCCTGGTAATCCCTATCCGCCTAAAGACGTTCCCGATTACGCCCTGCATACCAATGGCGAATTGCGTTCCTACTCGGGCGTGCCCCAGAAGGGAGATATCCCCGACGAACTGACTCTGGAGCTGCGTCATGGATATTACGCGTGTGTAAGCTATATCGACAGTTTGCTTGGAGATCTTTTGCACGACCTGGATACTTTGGGTCTACGTGAGAACACCATCATCGTCTTTTGGTCCGATCACGGTTTCAAATTGGGAGAACACTCCCTCTGGCACAAGCACACC
It includes:
- a CDS encoding sulfatase, producing the protein MKINSCLCVLIAASMGFSSVEKIQAAEQANILFIAADDLRTDLNCYGQTHVITPNFDRLAGEGMIFDRAYCQQAVCHPSRASLMTGKLPDTIGVTSLYTDLRIAAPDVLTIPQHFRKHGYVAESFGKIFHSGHGHHGDPGSWSVPPHRFGDGQQYMLEENRQTKALNREKLAKAEKAGKSLGGPKNGPAFECAPDPNSEYSDGTMMENARAGLKRLAAGSQSFFLAVGFSKPHLPFNAPEEFWELYDREEIKLPGNPYPPKDVPDYALHTNGELRSYSGVPQKGDIPDELTLELRHGYYACVSYIDSLLGDLLHDLDTLGLRENTIIVFWSDHGFKLGEHSLWHKHTNFELDCRVPFMISAPGYRTGQRTGSLVELLDIFPTLCDLAGLPIPDDLDGTSLMSILKNPETSVRPFARSQYPRGNNVMGYAIKTDRFRYVEWKDTSSGKVLAQELYDHFIDGQENVNQAGNPSYRSEIEKAARYLRESKVR